The genomic interval CCACCGCAGGCACGAGGTCTAAACTCAAAACAGTGGAAAGTCCTCAATCATCAGCGTGCGGCTGAATGCTGCGGCGCCCGTTTTCTGTCTTGAAATGATTCAGTGCAGGCTGCTGTTTGCACAGTTTTGATTTACTCAGTGATTTAGCGCCGTGGCTCAGTTGTTCATTTAAGCCCAATTGTTGGTTTTCATCACATTCTGACACAGAGGAATACACACGAAGGGCTCACATTCAATCTGCGGAGCCCAACACCAAACAGAAGTTTGGATTCTCTTTGTGGTTTAGCAGCAAAGTAAGAGCAGATGTGCGTCgtcagctgcttgtgtttccgTCCCGCCCTCAGGTGTAATGAGGAATGTGCCGCCGGCTCCTACGGACAGGACTGCGAGGGCGTGTGCGACTGCGCCAACGGCGCACGCTGCTACAACATCGACGGCGGCTGCCTGTGCGAGCCGGGCTTCAGCGGGCCGCACTGCAGGGACCGCATGTGCCCGGCGGGCCGATACGGCGTGCACTGCGAGCGCCCGTGTCTCTGCCAGGACAAGCACACGCTCAGGTGAGGATGCCGCTCACCTGAGCAGCCCTGAGTCCTCCTCTGCAGCGTTGagtcctcctctgcagtgactCCTCCTTTGCAGCGCagactcctccccctctgcagcgctgactcctcctcctctgcagtgactcctccccctctgcactgactcctcctcctctgcactgactcctcctcctctgcagcgctgagtcctcctctgcagcactgactcctcctcctctgcactgactcctcctcctctgcagcgctgactcctcctcctctgcagcactgactcctcctcctctgcactgactcctcctcctctgcactgactcctcctcctctgcagcgctgactcctcCTCTACAGCGCagacttctcctcctctgcagtgactcctcctctgcagcgctgactccttctgtgcagcgctgactcctcctcctcttcagtgactcctcctctgcagcactgactcctccccctctgcagcgctgactcctcctcctctgcagtgactccttctctgcagcgctgacctctcctctgcagcgctgactccttctgtgcagcgctgactcctcctcctcttcagtgactcctcctctgcagcgctgactcctccccctctgcagcgctgactcctccttctctgcagtgactcctcctcctctgcagcgctgactcctcctcctctgcagcactgactcctcctctgcagcgctgactcctcctctgcagcgctgactcctcctcctctgtagtgctgactcctcctctgcagcgctgactcctccccctctgcagcgctgactcctcctcctctgcactgactcctcctcctctgcactgactcctcctcctctgcagcgctgactcctcCTCTACAGCGCagacttctcctcctctgcagtgactcctcctctgcagcgctgactccttctgtgcagcgctgactcctcctcctcttcagtgactcctcctctgcagcactgactcctccccctctgcagcgctgactcctcctcctctgcagtgactccttctctgcagcgctgacctctcctctgcagcgctgactccttctgtgcagcgctgactcctcctcctcttcagtgactcctcctctgcagcgctgactcctccccctctgcagcgctgactcctACTTCTCTGcagtgactcctcctcctctgcagcgctgactcctcctcctctgcagcgctgactcctcctcctctgcagcgctgactcctcctcctctgtagtgctgactcctcctctgcagcgctgactcctcctcctctgcagtcacTCCTCttctgcagcgctgactcctcctctgcagccctgactcctcctctgcagcgctgactcctcctcctctgcagacgCGTGGACGCTGCATGCATCGCGTCCTGTTGTTCTTAGCGCCAATTATTTGCTTCATTTATTCCACAACGAGCTCTCTAATCACCCACAGTCTATGAAAAGAGCCGCGTGGGCGCGACACTGATCTTATTCAACAGCTGACGTCTTGTGaaaatgagactattttatttCTACCTGTCAAATTGACTCCTTAATTAATGTGGGAAAAGTGAAGTGACATAAAGGTGCAGCTTGACGATTGTGCGTCTCTCGTCCTCCCCCGTCCAGCTGTCACCCGATGAAGGGGGAGTGCACGTGCCAGCCGGGGTGGGCCGGACTCCACTGCAACGAGACCTGCGCCCACGGCTTCTACGGCCACGGCTGCCTGGAGCCGTGCCTGTGTGTGAATGGAGGGGTGTGTGACAGCGCCACGGGCCGGTGCCGCTGTGGCCCCGGGTTCACGGTGAGTTACAGGAAGCAGTTCAGAATCAATGAATGCGCTCCCTGGAGTTTGTCACAACGTTGGTTTCCTAAATATTCGTATCGCAGGGGATCCACTGTGAGAGTCCGTGTAAAAGCGGCACCTATGGCAAAAACTGTAGTCTGGAGTGTTCCTGTAAAAACTCTGTCGACTGCTCACCAGTGGATGGGACCTGTTTCTGCAAAGAAGGTAAAACCTGCCAGAACTCGCCGTTCCTCCCCAACCAGTCAGGAACCAGTTAGAAACCAGTCGGGGACCAGTCATAATCCAGTCAGAACCCAGTCAGAACCCAGTCTGGAACCAGTCTGGAACCAGTCAGggaccagtcagaacccagTCAGACCCCAGTCAGGGACCAGTCATAATCCAGTCAAAACCCAGTCAGAATCCACTCAGAATccagtcagagcccagtcaGGGACCAGTCAGGGACCAGTCAGggaccagtcagaacccagTCAGAACCCAGTCGggctcactgtgtgtgtctgcaggctggCGGGGCCCCGCCTGCTCCGTCCCCTGCTCCCAGGGAACCTGGGGCCCCGGATGCAACGCCACCTGTCACTGCGACAACGGGGCCAAGTGTCACCCTGCAGATGGAAGCTGCGCCTGCACGGCCGGCTGGCGGGGGCCGCGCTGCGACCAAGCATGTCCAGTAAGTCACGCAGGGCGGGAGTGAGAGGACGACATGAATGCGAAGCAGCTCTATGCAAAAACGATAAACAGAACCAAAAATGAGCTGATTCCAGACGACCAGTGGTCTCTGATTGGACGAATAGTTCTTCCTGCTCGGACCGAGCTTTTCTTGCCCTCGCTCTCTGACGCGAGTCCGTCTCGTCCGGGCCGAGCCAGCCCACCAGGCTGTCCCTGCGACGCCACGGCGCCGCCCGCGTTCTGTCTGACTGGGACTCTGACCCGGCCCGGTTCTGACGTGTGTTCACAGATGGGCACGTTCGGGCCCGGCTGCCTGAAGAGGTGCGACTGCGACCGCGCCGACGGCTGCCAGGCCTCCACTGGGCAGTGCCGCTGTCTGCCAGGCTGGGGGGGTAAGTGAGGTCctccgcggcgccgccggcccggCTCCCGCCTCACGCGCGCCCGGGCTGAGTCTGCTTCTCTGTGCGCAGGTCCGCGCTGCAGCGAGCCGTGTTCCGACGGCCTGTGGGGGCGTCACTGCAACCAGAGCTGCCTCCAACGCTGCCCCAACAGCGACACGTGCCTCGGGGACAGCGGGGCGTGTGTGTGCCGCCCGGGCTACTGGGGAGTCACCTGCCAGCACAGTGAGTgtggttgccaggcaaccgcaGCAGGAGCGGGTTAGAGCCGAGCAGTGAGCGTTATCTCCCGTCTCCCAGAATGCCGAGCGGGGACGTTCGGGGAGCAGTGCGGCGCGTCCTGCCCGTCCTGCGGCCAGTCGTACCGCTGCCATCACGTGACAGGAGAGTGTGAGTGCCTGCCCGGGTTCACTGGGCCCAACTGTGAGCAGGGTGAGTGATCAGCTGTTACAGGTCGACTCCACCGTCCGCCGCTCCTACAAGCGCCTGTGCTTCAGTCTGTCCAGCTGGCTCCTACGGCACACGGTGCTCGGAGGTGTGTGTCGGCTGCGCCAACAACTCCACCTGCAGCCCCCGCGACGGCCACTGCGAGTGTGGGCCCGGCTGGACGGCCAGCGACTGCTCCAAAGGTGACGCGGCTCTGAGTGTAAAGCGCGGTCGGACTCGGGTTCAAGGCCTCTAACGCTGGTTCCTGCTCGCAGCTTGTGGTCCAGGACGCTTTGGGCCGTTCTGCGCTCACACCTGCTCCTGCGCCAACAACCTCCCGTGTGACCGGTTCACaggcgactgtgtgtgtgaaggtggaggagacggGTGCAGACACGGTACAGGCTCACTCAGCACCAGGGTCCACGAATGAAGCGGCTCTGCTGATGTTCTGATGCAGTTCTGCCCCTCCTGTGGGACAGAGGCGCCGGAGCAGGCCGGGAGCGTGATGGTTCCGCTGCCTCCGGGGGAGAGGGAGTCGTGGGGGGCCATCGGCGGCATCGTGGTGCTCGtcctgctggtggtgctgctgctgacgctgctgctgctctaccGCCGCCGGCAGAAGGACAAGCAGAACAACACGCCCACGGTGTCCTTCTCCACCGGCCGCACCGTCAACTCCGAATACGCCGTTCCAGGTGCAAGACGTGAACAGAGCTCAGGAGGCGAGGGCTCAAAGTCTGCTGTGACCATGAGCTCTAATGGTTGGgtcctgatgatgctgatgctgcgttTTGTAAAAGTGCTCAGAGTGAAGGATGCACTTCTTAAAAATGAGCTTTTATTTGAGTTGACAGTAATGATCAGGCAGAAAAGCTTCAGCTGCTCACTGACTTTTTCCTTTTGATCCACAGATGTCCCTCACAgctaccaccactactactcCAACCCCAGCTACCACACGCTGAGCCCGACCCGGCCTCCTCTGCCGCACCTGCCCAACAACCACGAACGCATCATCAAGGTGAGTGAGCTGCAGCGCCCGGCGCCGCCTTCAGGGGGCGCAGTCGTCCTAACAGGCCGTTCACCTGCAACGTGTCTCCTGCAGAACACCAACAACCAGCTGTTCTGCAGCGTGAAGAACGCGGAGCGCGAGCGCCGCGGTTTGTTCGGGGTGGAGAGCAACGCCACGCTGCCTGCAGACTGGAAGCACCACGAGCCGCGCAAAGACTCTGGTCTGAACACCGACGCCACTGGTTCCTATGAAGCATCGGCTCCTTAGCGTTTTATCCGTCGGATGACGACACTCACGCAGAGACCTGCAGCTGCCGAGTAAAATAAATGAGCGGATTAGCATTTACAGGCCAGTAAAAGTGAGCAGTTGGTTTCCTGACCTTCTGACCACAGCTGCATAAAACTAATCAGTCAAACCTGCAGTAATCTTCTGCTAAAACACCTCTAATTATTTCCTTTACTTACTGTCAGTGGAAAGTTTTACAGCCTAAAAGTAGTTGAGCAGTTTTTCACGAAAAACCAAGTTCATCTTGggtttatttcttttaaaatcTTTCAGCTATCAGTGATTAAAATAGTTGTTTAaaatcagaataaaacaaacttCTCTCAGTTTTTTCTGCTACAGGACGTTTATCGGCCGTTACATTTCCTTTGGATGCACAATCGTGTCCGTCACGTCTAATATGAGGCTATAAACAGGATTAGTGCGTCGTAAAAGTGGGAGGTACGACGCCGCGCTGGCGTTTGCTCACCTGGCATCGATTCTGCAGGTCTCCAAAGGAGCCGATGTGCTTTTGATTCGTTTGCCAGGAATTAAAAttaagtttgtgttttattgcttACAGGAGCGTTTGGAATTGACCGGCGCTACAGCTACAGCGCCAGCCTGGGAAAGTATTACAATAAAGGTACGATCGATTTCTCCTCGCTTATTCTATCACTCAGATTATTACTATGGAACTCAAAGCATCTGTGTGATCACAAGTCAGAGCTGTGATGGTTGAAGAAGCGCTGAGTCGGCGTTAACAATCGGACAAACACTGTGCATCAGTTGGTCAAATTCAACAAATCTGTGGGAACTGTgcaggaaggtcaaaggtcacagctcCTGCACTTtgaatctgctgctgtgttgtgtcctGTGCCCcacgcttcttcttctgtctcgCAGAGCTGAAGGACGCGGTGgccgtgagcagcagctccctgaacagCGAGAATCCTTACGCCACCATCAAGGACCTGCCCGGCCTGCCCTTCTGCCCGCCGGAGAGCAGCTACATGGAGATGAAGGCGGCCGTGCCCCGAGAGCGAGCCTACACCGAGATCCGAGCGCCGCCGTTCCACGCGGCGACGCTACGCAGGGGTGAGACGTCCGTTTAACAAAGACAGAACCTGAGAACTGGGGGTGAACCACGAACCCATGCTCTCAGGACTGTGATGGGAAGGATGAACTTCCTCGAGCCACagtttgaatgaatgaacaacTATTTACATGGAAGTgaagaaaaggcagaaaggaAAAGGAAGCGCGAGAGGGAGGAAGCTCAGAGGGGTCCAGCTTCTAAATTTATGAAACAACAGTCAGACTAATAAATAACGCTGCAAACCAAAGTCACAGGAGCTTCAGATCTATGAAATAATGAAGATGTTAGTAAACGTTTTAAAATAGATGTTCATCAGTAACTTCCTGTGGTTAACGATGATGAAGTGTTACA from Betta splendens chromosome 16, fBetSpl5.4, whole genome shotgun sequence carries:
- the pear1 gene encoding platelet endothelial aggregation receptor 1; protein product: MPPLPSSTILLFLSLLIGLSRSLNPRDPNVCSLWESFTTSVKESYSHPYDEVSEEPCSDPRTSYRCTRHRITYKTAYRQAVKTDYRRRFQCCPGFYESRDKCVARCTKECVHGRCVAPDQCQCEGGWRGDDCSSDCDDKHWGPGCAQQCRCQNGAPCDPVKGMCRCPPGFIGRHCEEACPAGSFGSGCLQRCQCATGGACDRATGECKCRDGFTGTFCEKTCARKCQARCSCQNGGICRGKGVCDCPPGWTGTVCTERCPQGRFGPNCAEECVCHNGGKCDPETGQCLCAKGFTGSRCNEECAAGSYGQDCEGVCDCANGARCYNIDGGCLCEPGFSGPHCRDRMCPAGRYGVHCERPCLCQDKHTLSCHPMKGECTCQPGWAGLHCNETCAHGFYGHGCLEPCLCVNGGVCDSATGRCRCGPGFTGIHCESPCKSGTYGKNCSLECSCKNSVDCSPVDGTCFCKEGWRGPACSVPCSQGTWGPGCNATCHCDNGAKCHPADGSCACTAGWRGPRCDQACPMGTFGPGCLKRCDCDRADGCQASTGQCRCLPGWGGPRCSEPCSDGLWGRHCNQSCLQRCPNSDTCLGDSGACVCRPGYWGVTCQHKCRAGTFGEQCGASCPSCGQSYRCHHVTGECECLPGFTGPNCEQVCPAGSYGTRCSEVCVGCANNSTCSPRDGHCECGPGWTASDCSKACGPGRFGPFCAHTCSCANNLPCDRFTGDCVCEGGGDGCRHEAPEQAGSVMVPLPPGERESWGAIGGIVVLVLLVVLLLTLLLLYRRRQKDKQNNTPTVSFSTGRTVNSEYAVPDVPHSYHHYYSNPSYHTLSPTRPPLPHLPNNHERIIKNTNNQLFCSVKNAERERRGLFGVESNATLPADWKHHEPRKDSGAFGIDRRYSYSASLGKYYNKELKDAVAVSSSSLNSENPYATIKDLPGLPFCPPESSYMEMKAAVPRERAYTEIRAPPFHAATLRRERQSSLGHAPHDDPQSHYDLPVNSHIPGHYDLPPVRRPPSPSPRRTTQ